Proteins encoded within one genomic window of uncultured Sphingopyxis sp.:
- a CDS encoding HlyD family secretion protein yields MATLTKRKKTGLLLIAAAVLVALLLWILAAGDEAAETDNAYVRGDVTSLAPKVAGYVVAVEVKDNQAVRGGDILFRIDDRDYRAKLAQAQANVQAARARVASSREDIALQHILVRQAAAQRRAASADLALARKTSDRRLALVGGGAVSQAQVDESDSGHARAAAGVAASEATLDAQRQRVELLGAQHAAALAALAQAEAARDLAQIDLDNTVVRAPIAGVVGNRQVRVGRLVSPGAALLDIVPVADLYVVANFKETQLEYIRPGQAVRIRVDGYPDVAIEGFVDSLAPGSGSAFALIPADNATGNFVRVVQRVPVKIRLRTNPLMGRLVPGLSARVEVLHGRRT; encoded by the coding sequence ATGGCGACCCTGACCAAACGCAAGAAGACCGGATTGCTGCTGATCGCGGCGGCGGTTCTCGTCGCCCTGCTCCTCTGGATATTGGCGGCGGGCGACGAGGCGGCGGAGACCGACAATGCCTATGTGCGCGGCGACGTGACCTCGCTCGCGCCCAAGGTCGCGGGCTATGTCGTCGCGGTCGAGGTGAAGGATAATCAGGCGGTGCGGGGGGGCGACATCTTGTTCCGCATCGACGACCGGGACTATCGCGCCAAGCTCGCGCAAGCCCAGGCCAATGTGCAGGCGGCGCGCGCGCGCGTCGCGAGCAGCCGCGAAGATATCGCACTCCAGCATATATTGGTGCGGCAGGCTGCCGCGCAGCGCCGCGCGGCGTCGGCGGACCTCGCGCTCGCGCGCAAGACCAGCGACCGGCGTTTGGCGCTGGTCGGCGGCGGCGCGGTGAGCCAGGCGCAGGTCGACGAAAGCGACTCGGGGCACGCGCGTGCCGCAGCAGGGGTTGCCGCCTCGGAGGCCACGCTCGATGCGCAGCGCCAGCGGGTCGAGCTGCTCGGCGCGCAGCATGCCGCAGCACTCGCTGCGCTCGCGCAGGCCGAAGCGGCGCGCGATCTTGCGCAGATCGACCTCGACAATACGGTGGTGCGCGCGCCGATCGCGGGCGTCGTCGGCAATCGCCAGGTCCGCGTCGGACGCCTCGTCTCGCCGGGCGCGGCGCTGCTCGACATCGTGCCAGTCGCCGATCTTTATGTTGTCGCCAATTTCAAGGAGACGCAGCTCGAATATATCCGCCCCGGCCAGGCGGTGCGAATCCGCGTCGATGGCTATCCCGACGTCGCGATCGAGGGCTTTGTCGATAGCCTCGCACCGGGCAGCGGATCGGCCTTCGCGCTGATTCCCGCCGACAATGCGACCGGCAATTTCGTGCGCGTCGTCCAGCGCGTTCCGGTCAAAATTCGTCTGCGGACCAACCCGCTCATGGGGCGGCTCGTGCCCGGGCTTTCGGCGCGGGTCGAGGTCCTGCACGGCCGCCGGACATGA
- a CDS encoding MFS transporter — MTAAPVPAEVRAGATPPGWLLVAGILLACLTEALASTILALGRADIIGDTAATPDEFAGLDVGYTAFKLIGFAFAPWLLTRVDPRRVLLAATLVMGAASALAAAVTGLDLLVVLRAVQGLSGATLLVAGQAILFWTWPAARQPVLQALFAMGSVVAPATAAPLFEGWLVDQRDWSWIFAAVVPLSLGAAGLLILAGDTPKRPAPPRRLDLVGLLALGAALLAATYVLTQGSRWDWLEAPRITWLIGIAIAGLAFVAARQLRAGASGLFDLSVFRTEDFVFAFFVSFVAGAALFGSAFVIPAFALSVLGFTPTEAGALLLPSGACFLATLLLSAWLMQARGLPPVATVPLGILSIMIAMWMLSGSNAQSGAADMMPAILLRGLGLGFLFLSITLIAFTKLPAASVAYGIGIFNIGRQLGGLIGVAALQTSIDHGLVHNQTMLGAAITSGSPALAERIAATTNLLVARGVDASAAAKSATAMVGRAVGGQGAVIAFDTAFNLVALLFVVGAPCIVAIKILLAKTMGKSAPAEAAS, encoded by the coding sequence ATGACCGCGGCGCCCGTTCCGGCTGAAGTGCGCGCCGGAGCGACGCCGCCGGGCTGGCTGCTCGTCGCCGGCATATTGCTCGCCTGCCTGACCGAGGCGCTCGCGAGTACGATCCTTGCGCTCGGCCGCGCCGACATCATCGGCGACACAGCGGCGACCCCCGACGAATTCGCCGGGCTCGACGTCGGCTATACCGCGTTCAAGCTGATCGGTTTCGCCTTCGCGCCGTGGCTGCTGACGCGTGTCGATCCGCGCCGCGTGCTGCTCGCCGCGACGCTGGTCATGGGCGCGGCCTCAGCGCTCGCTGCCGCCGTCACCGGCCTAGACCTTCTCGTCGTCCTCCGCGCGGTGCAAGGGCTGTCGGGCGCGACCTTGCTCGTCGCGGGGCAGGCGATCCTGTTCTGGACCTGGCCCGCGGCGCGTCAGCCGGTCCTGCAGGCGCTGTTCGCGATGGGCTCGGTCGTCGCGCCCGCGACCGCCGCACCCCTGTTCGAGGGCTGGCTGGTCGACCAGCGCGACTGGAGCTGGATTTTCGCGGCGGTGGTGCCGCTGTCGCTCGGCGCGGCGGGGCTGCTGATCCTCGCTGGCGACACGCCGAAGCGCCCCGCGCCGCCGCGCCGCCTCGACCTCGTCGGGCTGCTCGCTCTCGGCGCGGCGCTGCTCGCGGCGACCTATGTGCTGACGCAGGGCAGCCGCTGGGATTGGCTCGAGGCACCGCGTATCACCTGGCTGATCGGGATTGCAATTGCCGGTCTGGCGTTCGTAGCCGCCCGCCAACTGCGCGCGGGCGCCTCAGGATTGTTCGACCTGTCGGTGTTCCGTACGGAAGACTTCGTATTCGCTTTTTTCGTAAGCTTCGTCGCCGGCGCGGCGCTGTTCGGCAGTGCCTTCGTCATCCCCGCCTTCGCTCTCTCGGTGCTCGGCTTCACCCCGACCGAGGCGGGCGCGCTGCTGCTGCCGAGCGGCGCCTGTTTCCTCGCGACCCTGCTGTTGTCGGCATGGCTGATGCAAGCGCGCGGACTGCCACCGGTCGCGACGGTGCCGCTCGGGATATTGTCTATCATGATCGCGATGTGGATGCTGTCGGGGTCCAACGCCCAGAGCGGCGCCGCCGACATGATGCCCGCGATCCTGCTCCGCGGGCTCGGGCTCGGGTTCCTCTTCCTGTCGATCACCTTGATCGCATTCACCAAATTGCCCGCGGCGAGCGTCGCCTACGGCATCGGCATCTTCAACATCGGCCGCCAGCTCGGCGGGCTGATCGGGGTCGCGGCGCTCCAGACCTCGATCGACCATGGCCTCGTCCACAACCAGACGATGCTGGGCGCCGCGATCACCTCCGGCTCGCCCGCGCTCGCAGAGCGCATCGCGGCGACCACGAACCTGCTCGTCGCGCGCGGGGTGGATGCGAGCGCGGCGGCGAAAAGCGCGACCGCGATGGTTGGCCGCGCGGTGGGCGGGCAGGGCGCCGTGATCGCCTTCGACACCGCCTTCAACCTCGTCGCGCTGCTCTTCGTTGTCGGCGCGCCGTGCATCGTCGCAATCAAGATTCTCCTTGCGAAGACGATGGGGAAATCCGCTCCAGCAGAGGCTGCATCATGA
- a CDS encoding efflux transporter outer membrane subunit produces MTQSIRTRTAPTALLAAALAGCTTVGPNYRPPETQLSEAWVSPVSSEAVDGMWWQRFDDPLLAELVDAAIADNKDIEEAGARLREARANRDAVYGRELPQAGVSAIATQSRLSENGQLPVGKVPGLGRNLAIYDVGFDASWEIDLWGGTRRAIESSEARAEAAEEARRGVILQVIAEVVRAYIDLRTAQALRSNAVADAEAQAGIARLVGDRLRVGAASRVDYLRAETQARSTAAAIPAYEGDEAAAAFRLALLVGQPPEALHARLRQPAPMPAADFDVAAGLRSDLLRRRPDVRLAERDLAASTADIGVATAELFPRLSLIGGIGLQARRPGDLPSDSSLRFQVGPSLRWPIFSGGRIRAQIRAADARADAASARYERAVLAALADSETSINRFAAAGFVAAERAAAQTAAAEAVELARRRYRAGEEDLTALLQAQIAYSAADRFHIQAKSGRLQQLAALYKALGGGWEATEGKGSPR; encoded by the coding sequence ATGACCCAGTCCATCCGCACCCGCACGGCCCCGACCGCGCTGCTTGCCGCCGCGCTCGCCGGCTGCACCACCGTCGGCCCCAATTACCGCCCCCCCGAAACGCAGCTGAGTGAGGCCTGGGTGAGCCCGGTCAGCAGCGAGGCGGTCGACGGTATGTGGTGGCAGCGGTTCGACGATCCCTTGCTCGCCGAACTGGTCGATGCGGCGATTGCGGACAACAAGGATATCGAGGAAGCCGGCGCGCGGCTGCGCGAGGCGCGCGCCAACCGCGATGCGGTGTACGGGCGCGAACTGCCGCAGGCCGGCGTGTCGGCGATCGCGACGCAAAGCCGGCTGAGCGAGAATGGCCAGCTCCCCGTCGGCAAGGTTCCCGGCCTCGGCCGCAACCTCGCGATCTACGACGTCGGTTTTGACGCGTCATGGGAGATCGACCTGTGGGGCGGCACGCGGCGCGCGATCGAGAGCAGCGAGGCGCGCGCCGAAGCCGCCGAGGAAGCGCGGCGCGGGGTGATCCTCCAGGTAATCGCCGAGGTCGTGCGCGCCTATATCGATCTGCGGACCGCGCAGGCGCTGCGGAGCAACGCTGTCGCCGATGCCGAGGCGCAGGCCGGCATCGCACGGCTCGTCGGCGACCGGCTGCGCGTCGGCGCAGCGTCGCGCGTCGATTACCTGCGCGCCGAAACACAGGCGCGCTCGACGGCGGCGGCGATCCCCGCTTATGAAGGCGACGAGGCGGCCGCCGCCTTCCGCCTCGCTCTTCTCGTCGGCCAGCCGCCCGAGGCGCTGCACGCACGGCTGCGGCAGCCCGCGCCGATGCCTGCGGCCGATTTCGATGTCGCCGCAGGGCTGCGCTCGGACCTGCTCCGCCGCCGCCCCGACGTTCGTCTCGCCGAGCGCGACCTTGCCGCGTCGACCGCCGACATCGGCGTCGCGACCGCCGAGCTTTTCCCGCGCCTTTCGCTGATCGGCGGCATCGGGCTGCAGGCGCGCCGGCCCGGTGACCTCCCCTCGGACAGCAGCTTGCGCTTCCAGGTCGGGCCGTCGCTACGCTGGCCGATCTTCTCGGGCGGGCGCATCCGCGCCCAGATTCGTGCCGCCGATGCACGTGCCGACGCCGCGAGCGCGCGCTACGAACGCGCGGTGCTCGCCGCGCTCGCCGACAGCGAGACGAGTATCAACCGCTTTGCGGCGGCCGGCTTTGTCGCCGCCGAACGCGCCGCGGCGCAAACCGCCGCCGCCGAAGCGGTCGAGCTCGCGCGCCGCCGTTACCGTGCGGGCGAGGAGGATCTGACGGCGTTGCTCCAGGCGCAGATCGCCTATAGCGCCGCCGACCGCTTCCATATCCAGGCGAAGTCGGGCCGGCTTCAGCAGCTCGCCGCGCTTTACAAGGCGCTCGGCGGCGGATGGGAAGCGACCGAGGGCAAGGGCTCGCCGCGATGA
- a CDS encoding TetR/AcrR family transcriptional regulator translates to MTRAAKLAVDRREAQRRRILEVARRHFLAHGYGAATMSAIAAEVRGSKSALWNHFDSKASLFAAFVDADSRNFHADTLAVLDRAGEAFEILAAFVDTFVAAISSSAALKLQRQVAAEADRIAVGDLLYDRLVGVVEARLAEFFALHMRAGAFRRGDPRRAARLVIAICLGLDPHRLFLPVDAIGAAPSTQAGFVIDALKTLFAPEDGDESEMQRDDRAAVRAVVGAQGRAP, encoded by the coding sequence ATGACTCGTGCGGCAAAACTGGCCGTCGATCGCCGCGAGGCGCAGCGGCGCCGCATCCTGGAGGTCGCGCGGCGGCACTTTCTGGCGCACGGCTATGGCGCGGCGACGATGTCGGCGATCGCGGCCGAGGTTCGCGGGTCGAAATCGGCTTTGTGGAACCATTTCGATTCGAAGGCGTCGCTGTTCGCCGCGTTCGTCGATGCCGACAGCCGTAACTTTCATGCCGACACATTGGCCGTGCTCGACCGCGCGGGAGAAGCGTTCGAGATTCTGGCGGCTTTTGTCGATACATTCGTTGCGGCTATCTCGTCGTCGGCGGCGCTGAAGCTCCAGCGGCAAGTCGCGGCCGAGGCCGACCGGATCGCGGTCGGTGACCTGCTCTACGACCGCCTCGTCGGCGTTGTCGAAGCACGCCTTGCAGAATTCTTTGCCCTGCATATGCGGGCAGGGGCGTTTCGCCGCGGTGATCCGCGCCGCGCCGCACGCTTGGTGATAGCGATCTGCCTCGGGCTTGACCCGCACCGGCTGTTCTTGCCCGTCGACGCCATCGGCGCGGCGCCCTCGACGCAGGCTGGCTTCGTGATCGATGCGCTGAAGACGCTATTTGCCCCTGAAGATGGGGACGAGAGCGAAATGCAACGAGATGACCGTGCCGCGGTGCGGGCGGTCGTCGGCGCGCAGGGCCGCGCCCCTTAG
- a CDS encoding sigma-70 family RNA polymerase sigma factor, which produces MTRIPDNQVTKHVPALLRYARSLLRDDSAAEDLVHDALVLAYAHADQYRPERSLRTWLFSILHNRFVSDVRQRGVRDRHLAAMAALPAETPPSEQETRLRLSEVEKSLLELSDDQRAALHLVVCEGLSYQEAASALSIPIGTLISRISRARTRLRELDDGEIGAPATPKLRIVKD; this is translated from the coding sequence ATGACCCGTATTCCCGACAACCAGGTGACAAAGCATGTGCCGGCGTTGCTCCGATACGCGCGTTCGCTGCTACGTGACGATAGCGCGGCGGAGGATCTCGTCCACGACGCGCTCGTGCTCGCCTATGCGCACGCCGACCAATATCGGCCCGAACGCTCGCTGCGGACCTGGCTCTTTTCAATATTGCATAACCGTTTCGTGAGCGATGTGAGGCAACGCGGCGTTCGGGATCGACATCTCGCGGCCATGGCGGCACTACCCGCCGAGACGCCACCGTCCGAGCAGGAAACCCGTCTTCGCCTGTCCGAGGTGGAAAAATCGCTGCTCGAACTCAGCGATGACCAGCGCGCGGCGCTGCATCTCGTCGTGTGCGAAGGGCTTTCCTATCAGGAAGCCGCTTCGGCGCTGAGCATTCCGATCGGCACGCTGATCTCGCGCATCTCGCGCGCCAGGACCCGGTTACGCGAACTGGACGATGGCGAAATCGGCGCGCCTGCCACACCGAAGCTTCGCATCGTCAAGGATTAG
- a CDS encoding anti-sigma factor, which produces MDKPCISEFELQAYVDDQLDPVGRLEVADYLVRNPDVAARVLADLRTRDAMRALAFAPAAPVPDRIGRSAEQLATSLRRGGARRRFGRAALTAALLIAAALGSAPYWQDWHVVTPAKAAVPEFVEEALMSHRTAMVRSRMSSQVEIPNFDPADVRNATHIAVPEMPRGWRVEDVQLFPSDYGPSLQIVIDAGPERQLSLFAARASEGLPGVPVMANVKGDDIAYWAREGTVYVLMGGPADFLAPAASDLADNQDAR; this is translated from the coding sequence ATGGACAAGCCTTGCATCAGCGAGTTCGAACTTCAGGCCTATGTCGACGATCAACTCGACCCCGTGGGACGCCTCGAGGTCGCCGACTATCTTGTCCGTAATCCCGATGTCGCTGCGCGCGTCCTTGCCGACCTTCGCACCCGCGATGCCATGCGGGCACTTGCATTCGCGCCCGCCGCGCCGGTCCCCGATCGGATTGGCCGGTCAGCCGAGCAGCTGGCCACCTCCTTGAGACGCGGCGGCGCACGGCGGCGGTTCGGCCGCGCCGCACTGACGGCGGCGCTCCTGATCGCGGCGGCGCTCGGCAGCGCGCCCTATTGGCAGGACTGGCATGTCGTGACGCCGGCCAAGGCAGCGGTGCCCGAGTTTGTCGAAGAAGCGCTGATGTCGCACCGAACCGCCATGGTCCGGTCGCGGATGTCGTCCCAAGTCGAAATACCGAACTTCGATCCCGCCGACGTGAGGAACGCTACGCATATCGCGGTTCCCGAGATGCCGCGCGGATGGCGTGTGGAGGATGTCCAGCTGTTCCCCTCCGATTACGGACCGAGCTTGCAGATCGTTATCGATGCCGGGCCGGAAAGGCAGTTGTCCTTGTTCGCGGCGCGCGCCAGCGAAGGCCTTCCGGGAGTGCCCGTGATGGCAAATGTGAAGGGCGATGATATCGCCTATTGGGCGCGCGAGGGGACGGTCTATGTGCTGATGGGAGGCCCCGCCGACTTCCTCGCACCCGCCGCGTCCGATCTTGCGGACAATCAGGATGCGCGATGA
- a CDS encoding GMC family oxidoreductase — MMLDLDDIDGAIRRQTEICVVGAGAAGIALTRRLLAAGHEVLLLESGGKDFEAATADLNAGANIGEDYYPLHDARMRFFGGTTAIWGGRCAELDPIDLERRDWVPHSGWPIGWSDLAPYYAEARPMFGLPDRRYNIADLRSHGVPVPHFSDQMLNTPIWTFDPRFNRFTFDACDDIISHPRCQVICHASVTGIERRAGAVQRLEARSLKGGRLIVSADVVVLAAGGIENARLLLASDIGNQYDQVGRYFMEHPHARGGRIVGGDSWNLLKSFARRHRIDGQDVAALITPAAAVQRREGLLNSSLTIVARQPARATQFVGMRVYGSLKHDIEPTRRGRALWMATKKAANWAQRHIDPARPWLLHKAGLADIALLVRAEQAPNPDSRITLGGEVDALGVRRVKLDWRLSALDKRSVGGLVGALGVELTRLGSGRVEPAAWLADDGPRWQSDPLISSHPIGGYHHIGTTRMSASPRTGVVDADGRVHGLHNLYVVGSSTFSTAGWANPTLTIAALALRTADRISTALVRLRRASDIHAAYAWNDDVLLGRKAS, encoded by the coding sequence ATGATGCTCGACCTTGACGATATCGACGGTGCGATCCGGCGCCAGACGGAGATTTGTGTGGTCGGCGCCGGAGCGGCGGGGATCGCGCTGACGCGCCGCCTCCTTGCCGCGGGACACGAGGTGCTACTGCTCGAAAGCGGGGGCAAGGATTTCGAGGCGGCGACCGCCGACCTCAACGCCGGTGCCAATATCGGCGAGGATTATTATCCGCTCCACGACGCGCGAATGCGCTTCTTCGGCGGCACGACGGCGATCTGGGGTGGGCGCTGCGCCGAACTCGATCCGATTGATCTCGAGCGTCGCGACTGGGTACCCCACTCGGGTTGGCCGATCGGCTGGAGCGATCTGGCTCCTTACTACGCCGAGGCACGCCCGATGTTCGGGCTGCCGGATCGGCGTTACAATATCGCCGACCTGCGTTCGCATGGCGTGCCTGTTCCGCACTTCAGCGATCAGATGCTCAACACGCCCATCTGGACTTTCGATCCGCGCTTCAACCGTTTCACCTTCGATGCCTGTGACGACATAATATCGCATCCGCGCTGCCAGGTCATCTGCCATGCAAGCGTTACGGGCATCGAGCGGCGCGCGGGCGCGGTGCAGCGTCTAGAGGCGCGTTCGCTGAAAGGCGGACGGCTGATCGTTTCCGCCGATGTCGTTGTGCTCGCGGCGGGCGGAATAGAGAATGCCCGTCTTCTCCTCGCCTCCGACATCGGCAACCAATATGATCAGGTCGGTCGTTACTTCATGGAACATCCGCATGCGCGCGGCGGCCGCATCGTCGGCGGTGATAGCTGGAACCTCCTCAAATCCTTTGCCCGGCGCCATCGCATCGACGGGCAGGATGTGGCGGCGCTGATCACGCCCGCCGCTGCGGTTCAACGCCGCGAAGGCCTGCTGAACAGCTCGTTGACGATCGTCGCGCGCCAGCCCGCCCGCGCCACGCAGTTCGTCGGCATGCGCGTTTACGGGAGCCTCAAACACGATATCGAACCGACCAGGCGCGGGCGAGCGCTTTGGATGGCGACGAAGAAGGCGGCGAACTGGGCGCAGCGGCACATCGATCCGGCGCGCCCCTGGCTGTTGCACAAGGCGGGATTGGCCGACATCGCGCTTCTGGTTCGCGCCGAGCAAGCCCCGAACCCCGACAGTCGCATCACCTTGGGAGGCGAGGTCGATGCCTTGGGTGTCCGGCGGGTCAAGCTCGACTGGCGGCTGTCGGCGCTCGATAAACGGAGCGTGGGCGGACTGGTGGGCGCGCTTGGCGTGGAGCTGACCAGGCTCGGAAGCGGGCGCGTCGAGCCGGCGGCCTGGCTGGCGGACGACGGGCCTCGCTGGCAAAGCGATCCGCTGATTTCGTCGCACCCGATCGGCGGCTATCACCATATCGGCACGACCCGCATGTCCGCCAGTCCGCGCACCGGCGTTGTGGATGCGGATGGACGAGTTCACGGGCTGCACAATCTCTATGTCGTGGGCTCATCGACATTCAGCACCGCTGGGTGGGCAAATCCCACCCTTACGATTGCCGCTTTGGCGCTGCGTACTGCCGATCGTATCTCGACCGCGCTCGTCCGTCTCCGCCGTGCGTCCGATATTCACGCGGCCTACGCCTGGAACGACGACGTCTTGCTCGGGCGAAAAGCGTCCTGA
- a CDS encoding epoxide hydrolase, with protein sequence MTPFKVQVPQDAIDDLKARLDRVRWPDREIVGDKSQGVQLGTARRLIDHWQHRHDWRRFEERINRYPQFHMEIDGLEIHFLHVRSPHAGALPVILTHGWPGSVIEFLDVIGPLTDPVAHGGNAADAFDVVIPSIPGYGFSQRPTDAEWNAERTARAWGALMQRLGCEHWVAQGGDWGSLITHRLAQLRPDGLAAAHVNLPLVMPTVDPTDPTQEERRALASMAKFQSDGGAYANLQGTRPQTLGYGLADSPVAQAAWMFEKIDAWSGNDGSDEPALGFDTILDDISLYWFTNTGTSSARYYWEVFRTGFGGYSAGRIDLPMGATIFPGEFYRAPRVWAEQNWANLFYWNEADRGGHFAAWEQPKIFVEEVRSAFRQFR encoded by the coding sequence ATGACCCCGTTCAAAGTCCAGGTTCCGCAGGACGCTATCGACGATCTGAAGGCGAGGCTCGATCGCGTTCGTTGGCCGGACCGCGAGATTGTTGGCGACAAGAGTCAGGGCGTCCAGCTTGGAACGGCGCGCCGATTGATCGACCATTGGCAGCACCGGCACGATTGGCGCCGCTTCGAGGAGCGGATCAACCGATATCCGCAGTTCCACATGGAGATCGACGGGCTGGAAATCCATTTCCTGCATGTCCGTTCGCCGCACGCGGGCGCCCTTCCCGTCATCCTGACGCACGGCTGGCCCGGTTCCGTCATAGAGTTTCTCGACGTTATCGGTCCATTGACCGACCCTGTCGCGCATGGCGGCAATGCAGCCGACGCGTTCGACGTCGTCATTCCATCGATCCCGGGGTACGGCTTCTCTCAGCGGCCAACGGATGCTGAATGGAATGCCGAACGAACCGCGCGCGCTTGGGGAGCCCTGATGCAAAGGCTCGGTTGCGAGCATTGGGTAGCGCAGGGCGGCGACTGGGGGTCGCTGATCACGCATCGCCTCGCACAGCTTCGCCCTGACGGTCTGGCAGCCGCGCACGTGAACCTGCCTCTCGTTATGCCGACAGTCGATCCGACGGACCCGACCCAAGAAGAGAGGCGCGCGCTCGCCAGCATGGCGAAATTCCAGAGCGACGGCGGCGCTTACGCAAATCTTCAAGGCACCCGGCCCCAGACGCTCGGCTACGGTCTTGCGGACTCTCCCGTGGCACAGGCGGCGTGGATGTTCGAAAAGATCGACGCGTGGTCGGGCAATGACGGCAGCGATGAACCGGCGCTGGGTTTCGACACCATTCTCGACGATATCTCGCTCTACTGGTTCACCAACACAGGCACCTCTTCAGCGCGCTATTATTGGGAGGTGTTTCGAACGGGCTTCGGCGGCTATTCTGCGGGCCGGATCGACCTCCCGATGGGAGCCACGATTTTCCCGGGTGAATTCTACCGCGCGCCGCGCGTCTGGGCGGAGCAAAACTGGGCCAACCTCTTCTACTGGAACGAAGCGGATCGCGGCGGACATTTCGCGGCTTGGGAGCAGCCGAAAATCTTTGTCGAAGAAGTGCGGAGTGCGTTTCGCCAGTTTCGCTAG
- a CDS encoding ATP-binding domain-containing protein, which produces MARFKGLERSVIILWAYDACNAAADRETLYVGMSRAKSVPYPCGAREACRRILKMAG; this is translated from the coding sequence GTGGCGAGGTTCAAGGGTCTCGAACGCTCCGTCATTATTCTCTGGGCATACGACGCGTGCAACGCTGCGGCCGACCGCGAGACTCTCTATGTCGGCATGTCGCGGGCGAAATCCGTCCCCTACCCATGCGGCGCACGCGAGGCCTGCCGCCGAATATTGAAAATGGCGGGGTAG
- a CDS encoding helix-turn-helix domain-containing protein, with protein sequence MAALAVNLDEVHEPSLDEIDAARTAARQFSRLDHGASVSFTAEAPGDANVESVTIPANIFRTIIKMLIEVGNGNAVAVVPVSAELTTQQAADLLNVSRPHLIKLLNEEIIPYRMVGTHRKLLARDVLNYREKTVMERRKALTRMTELDEEYDLIDDECVESKD encoded by the coding sequence ATGGCTGCACTTGCTGTCAATCTGGACGAGGTCCACGAACCGAGCCTCGACGAGATCGACGCGGCCCGCACGGCGGCGCGCCAGTTTTCGCGGCTCGATCATGGCGCCTCGGTGAGCTTTACCGCCGAGGCACCGGGCGATGCAAATGTCGAATCGGTCACGATCCCCGCGAATATTTTCCGCACGATCATCAAGATGCTCATCGAGGTGGGTAACGGGAATGCCGTCGCCGTCGTGCCGGTCAGCGCCGAACTCACGACGCAGCAGGCGGCCGATCTGCTCAACGTGTCGCGTCCCCATCTGATCAAGCTGCTGAATGAGGAGATCATCCCCTATCGGATGGTGGGAACGCACAGGAAATTGCTGGCGCGCGACGTCCTCAACTATCGCGAGAAGACGGTGATGGAGCGTCGCAAGGCCCTGACCCGCATGACCGAACTCGACGAGGAATATGACCTCATTGACGACGAATGCGTCGAGTCGAAGGACTGA
- a CDS encoding helix-turn-helix domain-containing protein → MIDALASLLAERRYEAIRIADIRERADIGKSTFYEHFWSKDELLLAAIEPCCSRWRPPPQAARRGLSRYATDGNGAQSEGPYSARPRHWRSAGSRR, encoded by the coding sequence ATGATCGACGCACTGGCAAGCCTGCTCGCGGAGCGGCGCTACGAGGCGATCCGGATTGCCGATATTCGCGAGCGCGCCGACATCGGCAAATCGACCTTCTATGAGCATTTCTGGAGCAAAGACGAACTGCTGCTCGCAGCGATCGAGCCGTGCTGCTCGCGCTGGCGACCACCGCCTCAGGCCGCGCGGCGCGGTCTATCACGGTACGCCACCGATGGGAACGGCGCGCAGTCGGAAGGGCCATATTCGGCTCGACCACGCCACTGGCGGAGTGCCGGCTCGCGCAGATGA
- a CDS encoding glyoxalase, translating into MPTDHHAVAIVPTTDLDESEAFYARLGFDVASDYGHYRILDDGRGWRLHLAHLSGWPRRIEDNPFGIYLYVDDTIADRVRDLIIERGSPNAKP; encoded by the coding sequence ATGCCAACCGATCATCATGCCGTCGCGATCGTTCCGACCACCGACCTCGACGAAAGCGAAGCCTTTTACGCCAGACTCGGGTTCGATGTCGCGAGCGACTATGGTCACTATCGCATTCTCGACGACGGGCGTGGCTGGCGTCTTCACCTGGCGCACTTGTCAGGCTGGCCGAGACGGATCGAGGACAATCCGTTCGGTATCTATCTCTATGTCGACGATACCATCGCGGATCGGGTGCGCGACCTCATTATCGAGAGGGGCAGCCCTAATGCGAAACCCTGA